The following are encoded together in the Thalassolituus oleivorans MIL-1 genome:
- a CDS encoding accessory factor UbiK family protein codes for MSPESIKNRIEQLLQQGPLAGLSGDIKLALQAQLQSLLTSANLVSREEFDIQTDVLRRTQVQLTELETRVTALEAERNNGD; via the coding sequence ATGAGCCCAGAATCCATCAAAAATCGTATCGAACAACTCTTACAACAAGGGCCACTGGCTGGCCTATCCGGCGATATTAAGTTAGCCCTGCAAGCACAGTTGCAAAGCCTACTAACCAGTGCAAATTTGGTAAGCCGTGAAGAGTTTGATATCCAAACAGATGTGCTACGTCGTACCCAAGTCCAGCTCACAGAACTGGAAACTCGGGTAACCGCATTAGAAGCCGAAAGAAATAACGGCGATTAA
- the urtC gene encoding urea ABC transporter permease subunit UrtC: protein MTNQTVKLGPLATLLMNDKAGRYLLSVLLAMSIVIPLSNLLLPEGSFFHVSTYAMTLLGKYLCYALLAVAVDLIWGYCGILSLGHGAFFALGGYAMGMYLMRQIGDRGVYSNPELPDFMVFLNWTELPWYWQGFDQFWFAMLMVLVVPGVLAFVFGALAFRSRVTGVYLSIITQALTYALLLAFFRNDMGFGGNNGLTDFKDILGYDLQQDTTRAALFFASGIALILGYLISRFIVTSKLGRVLVAIRDSESRARFLGYRVEHYKLFVFVVSAMLAGIAGALYVPQVGIINPGEFAPINSIEMIIWVAVGGRGTLFGAVIGAILVNYAKTYFTGAFAELWLFLLGGLFVLTTLYLPKGVVGLWAQLKDKHAQNKQQAAMKEAEGDQA from the coding sequence ATGACGAATCAAACCGTAAAATTGGGTCCGCTGGCGACCCTATTGATGAATGATAAAGCTGGGCGCTATTTATTAAGCGTATTGCTGGCAATGTCGATAGTGATTCCTTTGAGTAATTTACTTCTACCTGAAGGCTCTTTCTTTCATGTGTCGACTTATGCGATGACACTTCTCGGTAAGTATCTTTGCTATGCCTTATTGGCGGTAGCAGTCGATCTTATCTGGGGCTATTGCGGAATACTAAGCCTAGGACATGGCGCCTTTTTCGCACTGGGCGGTTATGCCATGGGCATGTATTTAATGCGTCAGATCGGTGATCGTGGTGTGTATTCAAATCCTGAATTACCAGATTTTATGGTGTTCTTAAACTGGACTGAATTGCCGTGGTATTGGCAGGGTTTTGACCAGTTTTGGTTTGCCATGTTAATGGTGCTGGTTGTACCAGGTGTGTTGGCGTTTGTATTCGGTGCGCTGGCGTTCCGTTCACGGGTGACCGGCGTATATCTTTCAATTATCACTCAGGCATTAACCTACGCGTTATTGCTCGCCTTTTTCCGCAACGACATGGGCTTTGGCGGTAATAACGGTCTTACCGATTTTAAAGACATTCTCGGTTATGACCTGCAACAAGATACAACTCGAGCTGCGCTATTTTTTGCCTCTGGCATAGCCTTGATTCTTGGCTATTTAATTAGCCGCTTTATCGTTACTTCTAAGCTGGGACGCGTGTTGGTGGCTATTCGCGACAGTGAATCGCGAGCGCGTTTTTTAGGGTATCGCGTTGAGCACTATAAGTTATTTGTATTTGTCGTGTCTGCCATGTTGGCGGGTATCGCAGGTGCTTTATATGTTCCGCAAGTCGGCATTATTAACCCAGGTGAATTTGCTCCAATTAACTCGATTGAGATGATTATTTGGGTTGCGGTCGGCGGACGGGGTACGCTTTTTGGTGCCGTTATTGGCGCCATTTTAGTTAACTATGCAAAAACCTATTTCACTGGTGCTTTTGCTGAACTTTGGTTGTTCCTGCTGGGTGGTCTGTTTGTATTGACAACCCTCTATCTGCCAAAAGGCGTAGTCGGCTTATGGGCCCAATTAAAAGATAAGCATGCGCAGAACAAGCAACAAGCCGCGATGAAAGAAGCCGAAGGAGATCAGGCATGA
- the urtD gene encoding urea ABC transporter ATP-binding protein UrtD — MSISKQHHIDTPSVLYMDGVSVSFDGFKALNSLSMFIAPGEMRAIIGPNGAGKTTMMDVITGKTRPDSGTIVFNNQHDLTRYDEADVANLGVGRKFQKPSVIESLTVFENLEMSLKGGRSIWQALMHRLSGAQKEKLDEILELVNLSDRTHHLAGDLSHGQKQWLEIGMLLGQEPQLLLIDEPAAGMTDEETMKTAELFKTLAKKHSLMVVEHDMDFIEALDCKVTVLHEGHVLAEGSLATVKANPQVIEVYLGR; from the coding sequence ATGAGTATTAGCAAGCAACACCATATCGATACCCCTAGCGTTCTCTATATGGACGGTGTAAGCGTAAGCTTCGATGGATTCAAAGCGCTGAATTCTCTTTCTATGTTTATTGCGCCGGGAGAAATGCGAGCCATTATTGGCCCTAATGGTGCTGGTAAAACTACCATGATGGACGTCATCACGGGTAAGACTCGTCCCGATAGCGGCACAATTGTTTTTAACAACCAGCATGATCTTACCCGCTATGACGAAGCCGATGTCGCCAATCTTGGAGTGGGACGAAAATTTCAAAAACCGAGCGTTATTGAAAGTTTAACGGTATTTGAAAACTTAGAAATGTCGTTAAAAGGTGGGCGCTCTATTTGGCAGGCATTGATGCATCGTTTGAGTGGTGCGCAAAAAGAAAAGCTAGATGAAATTCTCGAACTGGTGAATTTATCCGATCGCACTCATCATTTGGCGGGTGATTTATCTCATGGTCAAAAGCAATGGCTGGAAATTGGCATGCTATTGGGTCAAGAGCCGCAGTTGCTTTTAATTGATGAACCCGCTGCCGGGATGACCGATGAAGAAACCATGAAAACAGCGGAATTGTTTAAAACATTAGCGAAAAAGCATTCGCTCATGGTAGTAGAACACGACATGGATTTTATCGAAGCGCTGGATTGCAAAGTCACTGTGCTACACGAAGGGCACGTCCTCGCGGAAGGCAGTTTGGCCACGGTAAAAGCAAATCCACAAGTTATTGAGGTGTACTTAGGCCGTTAA
- a CDS encoding TorF family putative porin — MKKLTKAIALAGVMTAGMTAATSTFAEEVEVSASATVASMYLWRGQNLGNGAAAVSGDLTASIAGAYAGVWTSSGDSAAGNEYDLYIGYGGEVEDFSYDLSVWTYSYPGDDAANGRGNTFNLTDAILSLGYMGASFSYYMPLAGDEDYSYITLGYSAGAFGATLGMASGVANVGETTETVYSDSDYMHLDLSYAYNDNLTFTVSKVISQSLKADDAATSEEDENYVDEDVKVVVSYSLPISM, encoded by the coding sequence ATGAAAAAGTTAACTAAAGCTATCGCTCTTGCTGGTGTTATGACTGCTGGTATGACAGCTGCTACTTCTACCTTTGCTGAAGAAGTTGAAGTTTCAGCTTCTGCTACCGTTGCTAGCATGTACTTGTGGCGCGGCCAAAATCTAGGTAACGGCGCTGCAGCTGTTTCTGGTGATCTAACAGCTTCTATCGCTGGCGCATACGCTGGTGTTTGGACGTCAAGCGGTGATTCGGCTGCTGGAAACGAGTATGACTTGTACATCGGTTATGGCGGCGAAGTAGAAGATTTTTCTTATGACTTGTCTGTATGGACTTACTCTTACCCTGGCGACGACGCTGCTAATGGAAGGGGTAATACTTTTAACTTGACTGACGCGATCTTGTCTTTAGGTTACATGGGTGCGTCATTTTCCTACTACATGCCTTTAGCCGGTGATGAAGACTATAGCTACATTACTTTAGGGTACTCCGCTGGTGCTTTCGGCGCCACTTTAGGCATGGCTAGTGGAGTTGCTAACGTTGGCGAAACAACTGAGACGGTTTATAGCGACTCAGACTATATGCACTTAGATTTGTCTTATGCTTATAACGATAATTTGACGTTTACTGTGAGCAAAGTGATTTCTCAGAGCTTGAAAGCTGATGATGCAGCTACAAGTGAAGAAGACGAAAACTATGTTGATGAAGACGTGAAAGTTGTTGTGTCTTACAGCCTGCCTATCAGCATGTAA
- the urtA gene encoding urea ABC transporter substrate-binding protein, with protein MTKLGMKYLAKTTAAFGIAALAAGVNLANAGDTIKVGVLHSLSGTMAISETTLKDTVLMMIDEQNKKGGLLGKKLEAVVVDPASNWPLFAEKTRELISKDDVDVIFGCWTSVSRKSVLPVIEELNGLLFYPVQYEGEESSYNVFYTGAAPNQQAIPAVDYLMNDVGVKRWVLAGTDYVYPRTTNKILESYLKSKGVAEADIMVNYTPFGHSDWQTIVSDIKKFGSAGKKTAVVSTVNGDANVPFYKELANQGVSAEDIPVVAFSVGEEELSGFDTKPLVGHLAAWNYFMSADSKENDAFIKQWHTFTKDDKRVTNDPMEATYIGFNMWTKAVEKAGTTDVSKVEAAMIGIEVPNLTGGTAVMNKNHHLSKPVLIGEIQEDGQFEIVWATDAEVKGDAWTDFLPESKNLISDWTAPINCGNYNTVTKTCGGSSVAGE; from the coding sequence ATGACAAAACTGGGCATGAAATATCTAGCAAAAACCACGGCCGCTTTTGGTATCGCTGCACTTGCGGCGGGCGTTAACTTAGCCAATGCTGGTGACACAATTAAAGTTGGCGTATTGCACTCACTGTCAGGCACGATGGCTATTTCAGAAACAACGCTGAAAGACACTGTGTTAATGATGATTGACGAGCAAAATAAGAAAGGCGGTTTGCTTGGCAAGAAACTAGAAGCCGTTGTGGTTGACCCTGCTTCTAACTGGCCATTATTCGCAGAAAAAACGCGCGAATTGATTTCTAAAGACGACGTTGATGTTATTTTCGGCTGCTGGACATCGGTATCTCGTAAATCCGTACTGCCGGTTATTGAAGAGTTGAACGGTTTATTGTTCTACCCTGTGCAGTACGAAGGTGAAGAGTCTTCTTACAACGTGTTTTATACCGGTGCAGCGCCAAACCAACAGGCAATTCCTGCGGTCGATTACTTGATGAATGATGTTGGTGTTAAGCGTTGGGTTCTGGCGGGTACAGATTACGTATATCCACGCACTACCAACAAAATTCTTGAAAGCTACCTGAAGTCAAAAGGCGTAGCTGAAGCCGATATCATGGTGAATTACACACCATTCGGTCATAGCGATTGGCAGACCATCGTTTCTGACATTAAGAAATTCGGTAGTGCCGGTAAGAAGACTGCAGTTGTATCGACTGTAAACGGCGATGCTAACGTACCTTTCTACAAAGAGTTAGCAAACCAAGGCGTTAGCGCAGAAGACATCCCAGTAGTTGCATTCTCTGTTGGTGAAGAAGAGCTTTCTGGTTTTGACACTAAGCCATTGGTTGGCCACTTGGCGGCATGGAACTACTTCATGAGCGCTGACAGTAAAGAAAATGATGCCTTTATTAAGCAATGGCACACCTTTACTAAAGACGATAAGCGCGTGACTAACGATCCAATGGAAGCGACTTACATTGGTTTCAATATGTGGACTAAAGCAGTTGAAAAAGCGGGTACCACCGATGTCTCTAAAGTAGAAGCTGCCATGATAGGTATCGAAGTACCGAACCTAACTGGCGGTACTGCGGTTATGAATAAAAACCATCACTTGTCGAAGCCGGTATTAATCGGTGAAATTCAAGAAGATGGTCAGTTTGAAATCGTATGGGCAACGGATGCTGAAGTAAAAGGTGATGCATGGACGGACTTCCTACCTGAAAGCAAAAACCTGATCTCAGATTGGACTGCTCCAATCAATTGCGGCAACTACAACACAGTGACTAAGACGTGTGGTGGTTCGTCGGTAGCGGGTGAGTAA
- a CDS encoding ammonium transporter, with amino-acid sequence MENNVYELQYAMDTFYFLVCGALVMWMAAGFAMLEAGLVRAKNTTEILTKNVALYAISCTMYMVCGYAIMYGGGYFLSGITEVDAASVLADFAGREDGFQGGSIYSGASDFFFQVVFVATAMSIVSGAVAERMKLWAFLAFAVVMTAFIYPMEGNWTWGGGSVFGLYSLGDDFGFSDFAGSGIVHMAGAAAALAGVLLLGARKGKYGPNGEVRAIPGANLPLATLGTFILWMGWFGFNGGSVLKLGDIANANAVAVVFTNTNAAAAGGLIGALLLAYVLFRKADLTMALNGALAGLVAITAEPSTPTPFVATLIGMVGGVIVVLSILTLDKLKIDDPVGAISVHGVVGLFGLMVVPVTNGDTTFGGQLVGAITIFVWVFVASAVVWGLLKVIMGLRVTEEEEYEGVDLAECGMEAYPEFTNK; translated from the coding sequence ATGGAAAATAACGTATACGAACTTCAATACGCCATGGACACCTTTTATTTTCTGGTGTGCGGTGCGTTAGTAATGTGGATGGCGGCTGGTTTCGCCATGCTCGAAGCGGGCCTAGTGCGCGCAAAAAACACGACTGAAATTCTTACCAAAAACGTCGCCTTGTATGCAATTTCTTGCACCATGTACATGGTGTGTGGTTATGCAATCATGTATGGCGGTGGTTACTTCTTAAGCGGTATCACTGAAGTTGATGCAGCATCTGTTCTGGCTGACTTTGCTGGACGTGAAGATGGTTTCCAAGGTGGATCTATCTACTCTGGTGCGTCTGACTTCTTCTTCCAAGTAGTATTCGTTGCAACTGCAATGTCTATTGTTTCTGGTGCCGTTGCTGAGCGCATGAAGTTGTGGGCTTTCTTGGCTTTCGCTGTAGTGATGACTGCATTTATCTACCCAATGGAAGGTAACTGGACTTGGGGCGGCGGTTCTGTCTTTGGTCTGTATTCTTTGGGTGATGACTTCGGTTTCTCTGACTTCGCAGGCTCTGGTATCGTTCACATGGCAGGTGCTGCTGCAGCATTGGCTGGTGTTCTGTTGCTAGGTGCTCGTAAAGGTAAATACGGTCCTAACGGTGAAGTTCGCGCTATCCCTGGTGCTAACCTTCCTCTAGCGACTCTAGGTACTTTCATCCTGTGGATGGGTTGGTTCGGTTTCAACGGTGGTTCTGTTCTAAAGCTTGGCGATATCGCTAACGCTAACGCAGTTGCTGTTGTATTCACTAACACTAACGCAGCGGCCGCTGGTGGTCTTATCGGTGCTCTACTTCTAGCTTACGTATTGTTCCGTAAAGCAGATCTAACCATGGCTCTTAACGGCGCATTGGCTGGTCTAGTAGCAATCACTGCAGAGCCTTCAACTCCAACTCCATTCGTAGCGACTTTGATCGGTATGGTGGGTGGCGTGATCGTAGTACTGTCTATCCTTACTTTGGATAAACTGAAAATCGACGATCCAGTAGGCGCTATCTCTGTACACGGTGTGGTTGGTTTGTTTGGTCTGATGGTTGTTCCAGTAACAAACGGTGATACAACGTTTGGTGGTCAGCTAGTTGGCGCAATCACTATCTTCGTATGGGTATTCGTAGCATCAGCAGTAGTATGGGGCTTGTTGAAAGTCATCATGGGTCTGCGTGTTACTGAAGAAGAAGAATACGAAGGCGTTGATTTGGCAGAGTGTGGTATGGAAGCATACCCAGAATTCACTAACAAATAA
- the glnK gene encoding P-II family nitrogen regulator → MKLITAVVKPFKLDDVREALSEIGVQGITVTEVKGFGRQKGHTELYRGAEYVVDFLPKVKIDVAVAEDLVEKVIEAITKAANTGKIGDGKIFVTSLEQVIRIRTGETGADAI, encoded by the coding sequence ATGAAACTCATTACTGCTGTGGTTAAACCGTTTAAGTTGGACGATGTGCGTGAAGCACTGTCTGAGATCGGTGTTCAAGGCATCACAGTGACTGAAGTGAAAGGCTTTGGCCGTCAAAAAGGTCACACTGAGCTTTATCGTGGTGCTGAATACGTGGTGGATTTTCTACCTAAAGTGAAAATTGATGTGGCGGTTGCTGAAGACTTAGTTGAAAAAGTCATTGAAGCAATCACCAAAGCAGCCAACACCGGCAAGATCGGCGACGGCAAAATTTTCGTTACATCCCTGGAACAAGTCATTCGTATCCGCACCGGTGAAACCGGCGCAGACGCTATCTGA
- the urtB gene encoding urea ABC transporter permease subunit UrtB has translation MRNFIGQAMLLLSLMCCGSLAMAEDSGASSPIVTVASLESLGQQLITANYSEKKALASTIAAVDDPKTLPLLQTLLDGQLYYLKETNELLISHDDDSFEDLFTSSLVVLDSPRDAKKIGVNNSLRGVLRTEISRLQISARDPQLRMAAARNLLKSASDLDSTLLKEAIKKEEKRDIAEVLAIVLGMQQLDSSDADIRMQGLEALDKALYPEVRAALTQFIVRSESAGHANEVAKANAVVTDIEKLVTINGYIENLYFGLALGAVLLLAAIGLAITFGVMGVINMAHGEMIMLGAYTTYVVQLLMPDHIGLSLVVAIPAAFLVSGAVGVAIERGVIRHLYGRPLETLLATFGLSLVLQQAVRSIFSPLNREVATPDWMAGTFMINPALELTFNRLYIIIFSLLVLGLLALVLKRTLFGLQMRAVTMNRPMASSMGIRTGWVDALTFGLGSGIAGIAGVALSQLTNVGPNLGQAYIIDSFMVVVFGGVGNLWGTLVGAMSLGIANKLVEPFAGAVLAKIFILIFIILFIQKRPRGLFALKGRAADNG, from the coding sequence ATGCGCAATTTCATCGGGCAGGCCATGTTGCTACTGTCTTTGATGTGCTGTGGCTCTTTGGCAATGGCTGAAGATTCAGGTGCATCTTCACCTATTGTTACGGTGGCCTCTTTAGAATCTTTAGGCCAACAATTAATTACTGCAAATTATTCAGAAAAAAAGGCGTTGGCTAGCACGATTGCTGCAGTTGATGACCCAAAAACTTTACCCCTATTACAAACCTTGTTAGATGGTCAGTTGTACTATCTTAAAGAAACCAATGAATTGTTAATCTCTCATGATGACGATTCGTTTGAAGACTTATTTACTAGCAGTTTGGTGGTGCTCGATAGCCCACGCGATGCTAAAAAAATCGGCGTCAATAATAGTTTGCGCGGCGTATTACGCACTGAAATTTCACGTTTACAAATATCCGCGCGCGACCCTCAATTACGCATGGCTGCTGCACGAAACTTATTAAAATCGGCTAGCGATCTAGATAGCACACTACTAAAAGAGGCTATTAAAAAGGAAGAAAAACGCGATATTGCTGAAGTTCTAGCGATAGTCTTAGGTATGCAACAGTTGGATAGCTCTGACGCTGATATACGTATGCAAGGCCTAGAGGCTCTGGATAAGGCCCTTTACCCTGAAGTTCGTGCTGCGCTGACACAGTTTATTGTTCGCTCTGAATCCGCAGGCCACGCTAATGAAGTAGCCAAAGCAAATGCCGTTGTTACGGATATCGAAAAGTTAGTCACAATTAATGGCTATATCGAAAACCTCTATTTTGGTTTAGCGCTTGGCGCGGTATTGCTACTCGCTGCGATTGGCCTTGCCATTACCTTTGGTGTAATGGGCGTGATTAATATGGCGCATGGCGAAATGATTATGCTGGGTGCTTATACTACCTACGTGGTGCAGCTATTAATGCCGGATCATATTGGCTTATCGCTTGTTGTTGCTATCCCAGCGGCTTTTTTGGTGAGTGGTGCTGTTGGTGTTGCAATTGAACGTGGTGTTATTCGTCATCTATATGGTCGTCCATTGGAAACCTTGTTGGCGACATTTGGTTTGAGCTTAGTACTACAACAAGCCGTCCGCTCAATATTTAGTCCGCTCAATCGTGAAGTAGCTACCCCCGATTGGATGGCGGGCACCTTTATGATTAACCCTGCATTAGAGCTTACCTTTAATCGCCTCTACATCATTATTTTCAGCTTATTGGTGCTGGGTTTATTGGCCTTGGTACTAAAGCGCACTTTATTTGGTTTACAAATGCGTGCCGTGACGATGAATCGTCCTATGGCGAGTTCCATGGGTATTCGTACCGGTTGGGTCGATGCACTGACCTTTGGTTTAGGCTCCGGTATTGCAGGCATCGCCGGTGTGGCATTGAGTCAGCTAACTAACGTCGGGCCAAATCTCGGTCAAGCCTACATTATTGATTCGTTCATGGTGGTGGTATTTGGTGGCGTCGGTAATTTGTGGGGCACGCTTGTTGGCGCCATGTCGTTAGGTATTGCTAATAAATTAGTAGAACCTTTTGCCGGTGCAGTATTAGCTAAGATATTTATTCTTATTTTCATCATTTTGTTTATCCAAAAACGTCCGCGTGGACTGTTTGCTCTCAAAGGACGTGCAGCCGATAACGGCTGA
- the urtE gene encoding urea ABC transporter ATP-binding subunit UrtE — translation MLEVSNVNVSYGASQALYDVSMSAEVGKVTCVLGRNGVGKTTLMKALSGHLTPFSGDITWLQSSIKNMAPYDRARHGIAYVPQGRDIFPQLTVEENLYTAFSALPKSLRSIDPEIYSLFPVLQQMLHRRGGDLSGGQQQQLAIARALLLRPKLLILDEPTEGIQPSIIKDIQRVIELLRDRGEMAIVLVEQYLDFATELADEFIILERGRVVASGTGEELAHSKEARELLAI, via the coding sequence ATGTTAGAAGTATCAAACGTAAATGTGTCATATGGTGCTAGCCAAGCACTTTATGATGTCTCGATGAGCGCAGAAGTTGGTAAAGTGACCTGCGTTCTAGGACGAAATGGTGTTGGTAAAACAACGTTAATGAAGGCTCTTTCCGGGCACTTGACGCCATTTTCTGGGGATATTACTTGGCTGCAATCGTCGATAAAAAACATGGCACCTTATGATCGTGCTCGTCATGGGATTGCTTATGTTCCACAAGGACGCGATATTTTCCCGCAGCTAACGGTAGAAGAGAATCTCTATACGGCATTCTCGGCGTTACCTAAATCTCTGCGTTCTATAGATCCAGAAATCTATTCGCTATTTCCAGTTTTGCAGCAAATGCTGCATCGCCGTGGTGGTGATTTATCCGGCGGGCAGCAACAGCAGCTTGCGATTGCAAGAGCACTGTTACTTAGACCTAAATTATTGATTCTTGATGAGCCAACAGAGGGGATCCAGCCTTCGATTATTAAGGATATTCAGCGCGTGATTGAATTGTTACGAGATCGCGGTGAAATGGCGATTGTCTTGGTCGAGCAATATTTAGATTTTGCTACGGAATTGGCCGATGAATTTATTATTCTTGAGCGCGGTAGAGTCGTGGCTTCAGGCACGGGAGAGGAGCTCGCGCACTCAAAAGAAGCACGCGAGTTACTCGCAATTTAA